The proteins below come from a single Thermopolyspora flexuosa genomic window:
- a CDS encoding SDR family NAD(P)-dependent oxidoreductase, protein MTKTAVVTGASSGIGAATARRLVAEGYHVVAAARRRDRLDRLAAEVGLAKDDGPGITPVTLDVTSQESVDALAASLARCDVLVNNAGGAIGLEPVAEADPADWQRMYEVNVLGSMRVTKALLPRLIASGDGVIVMLTSTAGFVVYEGGGGYTAAKHGQSALAETLRLELCGEPVRVVEVAPGMVKTEEFSLVRFRGDAERAENVYKGVPDPLTADDVADAIAWCVTRPAHVNIDRLVIRPRAQAAQHKVHRVTTG, encoded by the coding sequence ATGACGAAGACGGCAGTGGTGACGGGTGCAAGCAGCGGCATCGGCGCGGCCACCGCACGGCGGCTCGTCGCCGAGGGCTACCACGTGGTCGCCGCGGCCCGGCGGCGCGACCGGCTCGACAGGCTCGCCGCCGAGGTCGGGCTCGCCAAGGACGACGGTCCCGGCATCACCCCCGTCACGCTCGACGTGACCTCGCAGGAGTCGGTGGACGCCCTCGCCGCCTCGCTGGCCCGCTGCGACGTGCTGGTGAACAACGCGGGCGGCGCGATCGGCCTGGAGCCGGTCGCCGAGGCCGACCCCGCCGACTGGCAGCGCATGTACGAGGTGAACGTGCTCGGCTCGATGCGCGTCACCAAGGCGCTGCTGCCCAGGCTCATCGCCTCCGGGGACGGCGTGATCGTCATGCTCACCTCGACCGCGGGCTTCGTCGTGTACGAGGGCGGCGGCGGGTACACCGCGGCGAAGCACGGCCAGTCCGCGCTCGCCGAGACGCTGCGCCTCGAGCTGTGCGGCGAGCCGGTCCGGGTGGTGGAGGTCGCGCCCGGCATGGTGAAGACCGAGGAGTTCTCGCTGGTGCGGTTCCGCGGCGACGCCGAGCGCGCCGAGAACGTCTACAAGGGCGTCCCCGACCCGCTCACCGCCGACGACGTCGCCGACGCGATCGCCTGGTGCGTCACCCGGCCCGCGCACGTCAACATCGACCGGCTGGTGATCCGGCCGCGCGCCCAGGCCGCGCAGCACAAGGTGCACCGC